CGGTATTGCTGGTTTAACTGGAGAGGGTGAACCTTATTCAGAAACTGAACCTGAATATGGTTATTTAACGATCACTAAAGTTAAAGTGACAGCTTATACAGAAATCACTGAAGAGTTAGAAAAACTACCTAACTTACCATATCAAGCCGAAGTTTTAAAGAACATTAATCTATCCCTTAAGAAGAAGATTAGTGAACAAATCCTAAGAGGTCCAGGTACATCAAATACATTCACAGGAATCTTCAGTGATAAAGCAATCGCTCTATCGGATACTGCTGATTTAGAAATCACATCGATTACCGATTCAACCTTAGATGATATCATCTTTGCTTATGGTGGCGATGAAGAAGTCGAAGGTGGAGCGTACTTAATCCTTAACAAGAATGATTTAAGAGCATTTGCTGGCTTACGTACTGCAGAGGGTAGAAAAGTACACACGATTGACTATATCAACAACACGATTGATGGTATTCCTTATATTATCAACTCACATTGTAAGGCTATTTCAGATACCAATACGGTAGCTGGAGAATATGGTCTTGCATATGGATCCTTACTCAATTATGAAGTGCCTGTTTTCTCACCTGTTGAGATTAGCAAGTCTAATGATTACAAATTTAAAGATGGCATCATCTGCTACAAAGCGTCCGTATTTACAGGCGGTAACGTTGTCGGTTATAAAGGCTTCCTAAGAGTTAAAAAGAAAGCCTAAGCAAGACTAGAATAGAGGTTAGAATATGGGACTACTTGAAACAGTAAAAAAATCATTATTGATTCCGCTCAGTGAAACCTATGCTGATGATGAATTAAATAATCATATCAGTGCATGTAAAAACTTACTCGTATCTACAGGGATTACACCAGCAGTTGTAGAAAACCATCCATTAGCTCATTCGCTAGTGGTTATTTACTGCAAGACCTTCTTTGGTTTTAAATCAGATGGTTCAGTTAAAGACTTACCTAAGAGTTTTGACATGCTCTTGAATCAACTATCATTATCATGTGGTGATTATCATGTTTCCGAGTAGTCCTAATATTCGACTGACTTTATTAAAGATCAGATTAGTTAAAGATGAGATCGGCAATCAAGGTTATGGTTTCATTTCTAAAAAAGAAGTCATTGGCATTTCAAAGTCAGTAACTTCTAAAGAGTATTATGAAAGTAAGAAGAACGAATACAAATTAGACATGGCACTTAAGATTCAAAGCTTCTTGTATGACGGCAGCAAGTACGCAATCATCGATGACTTGATTTATCAAATTGAACGAACATATCTACAAGGACAGTTTTTAGAACTCTACTTGATGGAAACAAAAATGAAGGTGAGTGATATAAATGGCTACGCTTAATGACTTTGTAGATGAAATTAATCATGAAATATCAGAATATGCAGAATCAGTTAAAAAAGAACTTGAACAAAAACTTGATGAAACGGCAACATTGATATTAGAGTATGTCATTTCTAACACACCAAGAAGTGGTAGAAAAGGTGCAATGGCAGATGAGTTTATAAAGACTGATATTGGTGAAGGTCACACGAAAACTATTGTCATCCATGCAAAAGAAAAGGGTAGATTGGTTCATTTGATTGAATTTGGTTTTCAACATAAGAGTGGAAAGTATGTCGCTGCAAGACTGTTCATGAGACCTGCATTTGACTACTTTACACCTAAAATGCTGGATGATATCAGGAGGATTATACGTGGGAACTAAAGAAAGATTAGCGTATATTTATGGACTCCTTAATGACGTACTACCTGGTAATGTTCATTATGCTCTTTATGTAACTGATAACGCTGAACCACCTTTTATTGTCTACCAAGAATTGAATAAAAATCCAAAGTTCTATGCAGATGATTCGTATTTAATTAAGCAAGTTACGATTCAAATCACACTTGTTACCAAAACAAAAGATACAACAATTGAATCTAGTTTAGAAGAAGTATTACAAAATGCAGGTATTGATTTTAGAATGATTAGCGAATATTCACTGATTGATACAGGCATTTATCGAATTTATGAAATAAAGATGGAGGAATATAAAAATGAGCAATAAAGTAACATTTGGACTTAAGAACGTCCATTATGCAATTGCAACACCAACCGAAGATGATACATGGGATTTTGGTACACCTAAGAAACTACACGGAGCTCAAGAACTTAGTGCAGAAGTCATTGCAGGTAAAACTGATGTTTATGCAGATGATAAAATTGTCGCTACCCTAGCATCAAGCAGTGGATCTAATATCACCTTAAAGTTAACTGAACTTGACGATGATTTCAAAGTGGATATTTTAGGGTTTGCAAGAGATTCTAATGACAACCTTGTAGAGATTGTTAATCATAGAACTAAAACATTCGCACTTGGATATGAGATTCAAGGTGATGTGAAGTCAAGACGTATTTGGTATTTCTTGTGTACTGCAAGTCCAGTTAGTGATGCGACTAAAACAAAAGCAGAATCAATCGAACCGAATGCGGTTAGTATTACAATTACAGCAAGACCTATTGAGGTTGGCAATGTATCTGTGATTAGAACGATAGCAAAATTTGGTGACACAAATTATCAACAGTTCTTTGCACAAGTTCCGACATTACCTGTCATAGGTGTATAGTATGGAAAAAACAATTAATCTAAGAGGTGAGGATCTTAAACTAAGGTCTTCACTTTTTACTATTATCTCTTATCGCAGTGTATTTGGAACTGAGTTATTCAGTGACATTAAGAAGCTTGAAAACTTGAATAAAGATGAAACGGATGCAGCATTAGTCATCGATATTCTTTTTAGAATTATCTACATTCTGCACAAACCATACACAAAAAAGAGCTATGATGAGTTCTTGATGGACTTGGATTTTAGCGTATTATCTGATGTGAAGGAACTTGAAAACATTTCAAATACAATCACCTTAATGTTAGGTGGTAATGAAGGTGAACAAGACCCAAAGTAGATATACAAGATGAGCAAAACACAACAGCCAATATCATTTATAATCTTGCTCATCTTGGCATCTCAATTAAGGACACAGAATATTTTGATATTGATGTATATGCAATGCTGATTGAACTCGAGGTTAAAACACTATCCAATGAACCACAAACAAAAAGAGCAACTCAAAGGGACATAGATTTATTCTTATTATAAAGGTAGGTGAGTATGATGGCAGAGACAATTAAAGGCATAAATATTAAGTTGAGTCTTGATGGCAAGGATCTTGATAACGAATTAAAAGAGATAAACAAAGAACTTAAAGAACAGCAAAAAGACTTGCGTGCCATTAATACAAACCTAAAATATGACAGTTCAAACGTTGAGCTTTGGCGTAAGAAACAAACCCAGTTAAATGAGATGCTTGAAACGACTAAAAAACGCTTAGATACGCAAAATAAGGCGTTAGAAAAGGCTAAACAAGGTCTTAAACTTGGTACAACTTCAGACGCTGAATTTAGAAAAGTTCAACGCAATGTTTCATACAGTGAATCAGAAGTAAAACGACTTAATAACGAACTTGATAAAACAAAATCTAAGATCAAAGATTTAGGCAATGCTAAGTTTGACAATATCGCTAAGGTTGGTAGTACCTTAACCAAAAGTCTGACGGTTCCTATTCTAGGTGCCGTTACTGCTTTAGGTGCACTTGCTAAAAAAGGTGCTGACACTGCTGATGCACTTAACGATACTGCTCAAAAAATAGGGATGTCTATTGAAGCTCTACAAGAATGGAATCATGTCGCAACTATTGCCGGAACAGAAACCGGTAGTTTGGAGCGTGCCTTTGTTAAGGTGAATTCAATTCTAGCTGATATTGCCTTAGGTGATGTTAAAAATATCGCAGGTCCGCTTCATGCACTTGGCATATCGATGGAAGACTTAGAAGGTAAAGACACGAGTGAAGCTTTCGAGATTATGAGAGATGCCTTATCTAAAGTAGAGGATCAATCTTTAAAGACTGCACTTGCTAATCATTTATTTGGTGACAAGTTAGGTTCTGAGTTGCTTCCAATGCTTAATATGGAATCAGAAGCAATAAACGAGTTAAGAGAACAAGCAAGAGCACTTGGTATCATTACAAGTGAACAAGCTGAAACAACAGGTGCATTTAATGACTCGCTGGATAGACTAAAAGTATCAACAACAGCACTTTCAGTCGAACTAGCGGTAGCGCTTGTTCCAGCTATGCAGTCTGTCGTTGAAGCAATCACCAATAAACTCATTCCTGCAGTAAGTAACATGATTTCATGGTGGACGAATCTTAGTAGTGGCACACAACAACTGAT
The genomic region above belongs to Paracholeplasma morum and contains:
- a CDS encoding phage major capsid protein; this encodes MNLEKRSNEIKARITEIKGLIGAEVTLEVLEQLEAEVDELNKEKDTIERKLAIQNKTKINPVVIERSNQVDKDQLETRGKNLRESRVVQVSSEEILLPEHIADGITPHPFAQVSALVDKVKVVNLNGGETYKKSFVKGSGIAGLTGEGEPYSETEPEYGYLTITKVKVTAYTEITEELEKLPNLPYQAEVLKNINLSLKKKISEQILRGPGTSNTFTGIFSDKAIALSDTADLEITSITDSTLDDIIFAYGGDEEVEGGAYLILNKNDLRAFAGLRTAEGRKVHTIDYINNTIDGIPYIINSHCKAISDTNTVAGEYGLAYGSLLNYEVPVFSPVEISKSNDYKFKDGIICYKASVFTGGNVVGYKGFLRVKKKA
- a CDS encoding phage head-tail connector protein, with the protein product MGLLETVKKSLLIPLSETYADDELNNHISACKNLLVSTGITPAVVENHPLAHSLVVIYCKTFFGFKSDGSVKDLPKSFDMLLNQLSLSCGDYHVSE
- a CDS encoding HK97 gp10 family phage protein, whose translation is MATLNDFVDEINHEISEYAESVKKELEQKLDETATLILEYVISNTPRSGRKGAMADEFIKTDIGEGHTKTIVIHAKEKGRLVHLIEFGFQHKSGKYVAARLFMRPAFDYFTPKMLDDIRRIIRGN
- a CDS encoding major tail protein; the protein is MSNKVTFGLKNVHYAIATPTEDDTWDFGTPKKLHGAQELSAEVIAGKTDVYADDKIVATLASSSGSNITLKLTELDDDFKVDILGFARDSNDNLVEIVNHRTKTFALGYEIQGDVKSRRIWYFLCTASPVSDATKTKAESIEPNAVSITITARPIEVGNVSVIRTIAKFGDTNYQQFFAQVPTLPVIGV